ATAATAAATGGCCGTCGGTGAGCTATTGCGTACCCGATAAAGATGGAAGCGCCGGGTTTTCAAAACCGAAAATTGTACTATCTTTTGCCGGACCGGTTGCGGCCGGACAGTGGACAATTGAACCGTTAAATGAAAATTCCATGTTGAGGCTTCTTATGCCGGCCTTGCTTCTTTGTTGCCAGCTCACAGTGCGGGCGCAGCCTCCGTGGCAGTTCGATCTGATCGACAGCCGCAACGGCCTTTCCAGCAACCAGGTCAATTCCATCGTCAAAGGCCCTGACGGCTTTATGTGGATCGGCACCATCGCCGGTCTGAACCGGTATGATGGCCATACTTTCCGCATATTCCGCCATGTGGCGGGCGATTCTTCTACCCTGAACGACGATTTCATCAACCAGGTGGTGCCCGGGCCGCATAATACGCTTTGGGTGCAAACCCCCAACGGCTGGAACCGTTACGATCCGCATACTGAAACCTTTACCGCCCGCGTCCGCCCGCATCTCGCGGCGATGGGCGTCCCCGACGATAATTTCACTGTGATGTGCGCTGATAGCGAAGGCCGCTTCTGGTTTGCGGTGCCGGGAAAAGGGCTCTATGGATACAACCCCGCCGACCGCCGCCGCCTGCCGCCTTTGCCGCTGTATTCGGCGAACGTGGCCGGTATCGCGCCGGGACCGGGCGGTTCCGTTTGGGTGGTGTATGCCGAGGGCGTCCTCGACAGGATAGACCCATCCGCCCGCAAGTGCGTCCACCGCACCGAAGCCATCCGTCAGCTCGATCCCCAACCCAACCCCGCCTACCGGCTCTTTACCGATACGGAAGGCGACGTCTGGATTTACGCCTATGGCACTTCGCGCGGAGCGGCCTGCTACAAGTCCGCTACCGGCGAGCTGGCCATCCTCCGGAAAAATGGCGGCAAAGCGCGGCTCAACAACGATATCATCAACGGTATTACGCAGGACGGTAACGGCCTCATCTGGATCGCGACCGACCACGGGGGCGTAAACGTGCTCGATAAAAAGGATTTTTCCGTCCGCTACCTCGTGAACAACGAGCAGGACGCGCGGAGCATCAGCCAGAACAGCATCAATTCCATTTACCGCGACGATCAGGGCATCATTTGGCTGGGCACTTTCAAAAAAGGGATGAACCGTTATCACGCCGGCATCCCGCGTTTCCCCGTTTACCAGCACCGGCCTAATCAACCCGGCTCGCTGCCTTATAATGACGTCAACCGTTTCGTGGAAGATAAATCCGGCAACCTCTGGATCGGGACCAACGGCGGCGGTTTATTGTATTTCGATCGCGCGGCGAACACCTACACCCGCTATCTCCACGATCCTTCGAACCGCAACAGCATTTCCAGCAACGTAATTGTGAGCCTGCTGATTGACAGGGAAGGAAAGCTCTGGATCGGTACCTATTTCGGCGGCCTCGACTGCTTCGACGGCCAGCGGTTCACCAATTACCGGCATAGCGACGCGGATCCGAACAGCCTGGCCGACGACAGGGTGTGGGAGATTTATGAAGACAGCAGGGCCCGCCTTTGGATCGGCACGCTCAGTCAGGGCCTCATCGGTTTCGACCGTAAGGCCGGCGTATTCAAAAAATACATGCCCCAGGGCTCCAAATCCAATTACATCGCCGCCATCCACGAAGACCGCGCCGGTGATCTCTGGATCGGTACTTCTTTCGGTATCGACGTGATGGACCACCGCACGGGGCTTTTCCGCCACTTCGAGCATCGCGAGCAAGACGCCGGCAGCCTGAGCCATAATAATGTAACCGCTTTTTGCCAGGACAGTCGCGGTATCCTCTGGATCGCCACACATGACGGCCTCAACCGCTGGGACCCCGCGCGCGGGAGCTTCATCCGGTATGGCCGCGAGCACGGGCTGCCCGACAATACCATTCTCACCCTCCTGGAAGACGACGACAAACACCTATGGCTCAGTACACCCAACGGCCTATGCCGCGCCACGGTGCTCTCCTCCGGGGATTCCATCCGGTTGCAGACCCGGAACTTCGATGAGTCGGACGGGTTGCAGGGGCGGCAGTTCAATGAGAACGCCGCGCTGAAAACCCGGAAAGGGGAGCTGGTGTTCGGCGGCGCCAACGGTTTCAATATTTTTGAAACGGCCTCACTACGCAACAGGCCTGCGTCGCCGGAGATTGTATTCACCGATCTGCAATTGTTCAACCAGCCGGTGCTTGCGGGCAAGGAATATAATGGACGGATCGTGCTGCCGCAGTCCATCAGCGCGGCCAGAGCGTTAACATTCCGTTATAACCAGAATGTGTTTACGGTAGAATTTGCAGCGCTGGAGTTCGTGAACCCGCATAAGATCCGGTATGCTTATCAATTGAAAGGCTTTAGCGACGAATGGTTGTATACCGACAGCCGCAACCGTAAGGCAACTTTCACCAACCTGAATCCAGGCCAGTATACATTATTGGTAAAAGCCGCGGGCGACGACGGGCAGTGGAGCCCCGCGCCCCTGGCGCTCAGCATTCGCATACTGCCGCCGTGGTGGCTCACGAAGATCGCCTGGGTGGGTTACGCCCTGCTGCTTATCGCCGCATTGATCGCAGCGCGGCACGGGGTGCTCCGCCGCGCGAGGGCGCGCTTCCGCATCGAGCGCGAGCGTCAGGAAGCGCAGCGGCTGCATGAGCTGGATATGATGAAGATCCGCTTCTTCACCAACGTAAGCCACGAATTCAGAACGCCACTTTCCCTCATCATTTCACCGGTGGAGAAGATGGTGCGCGAATCGAAACAGCCGGAGGAGAAACGCCAGTTCCAGCTCATCCACCGCAACGCGCGGCGCCTCCTCAATATGGTGAACCAGCTGCTGGATTTCAGGAAACTGGAAGAACACGAGCTCCGGCTCGCAAAATCCCCTGGCGATATCATCGCGTTCATCCGCGAGGTGTCTTTCTCGTTTTCAGATATGGCGGAGAACAAAGGGATTGGTTTCGCGTTTCATGCAGGCCGTGACCGGCTGTTCACCACTTTCGACCACGACAAACTGGAAAGGGTGTTGTTCAATTTATTGTCGAACGCGTTCAAATTCACCCAGGCCGGCGGGCGTGTTTCGGTGACCGTAGCGCTGGAAGGCCCGCCCACCGCCGGGCAGCTGCATATCCACGTGGCGGACACCGGCATAGGGATCGCGCCGGAAAAGCAGGAAAAAATCTTCGAACGCTTCTTCCAGGATGCCATCCCCGGCTCCCTGGTGAACCAGGGCAGCGGCATCGGGCTGTCGATCACGAAAGAATTTGTGCGGTTGCACGGCGGATCTGTTTCGGTGGAAAGCAGGGAAAACGAAGGCAGTACTTTTACTGTAATTCTTCCCGTAACGGTATTGCGGGAAGACGCCGAGCCGGTTACGATTGCCGAATGTACGGAAGCGCCCCAGGAAACGCCGGCACCTCCGCCCAACCGGCAAAAAGGGAAACGCAAAACGATCCTGGTGGTGGAAGACAATGAAGATTTCCGCTTCTATATTAAAGACAACCTGAAACCCTGGTACGACGTGCTCGAAGCGGCCGACGGGAAAGCAGGTTGGCAAAAAGCGCTCTCCGGCCACCCGGACCTCATCGTTTCCGACATCAGCATGCCGGAAATGAACGGCATCGACCTCTGCCGCAAAATCCGTGACGACCGCCGCACGACGTCTATCCCCGTCATCCTGCTTACCGCCCTCACCGGCGAAGAGCAACAGCTGACCGGCCTTGAAACCGGCGCCAGCGATTATATGACCAAGCCCTTCAACGTCGAAATCCTTCTTTCACGCATCCGCAACCTGCTCAACCAGCAGGAAAATATCCGCAAAACCTACCAGAAACAAGTGCAGGTAGTGGCCTCCAACCCGGAAACCGCGCCGGTTGAAGACGATTTCGTGCGCAGGGCGCTGGCATACGTGGAACGGCAACTGTCTGACCCCGAATTGTCGGTGGAAGGCCTCAGCCGCGAGATGCTCCTGAGCCGGGCGGCCCTGTACAAAAAACTGTTCACCCTCACCGGTCAGACGCCGGCGGAATTCATCCGCCATATCCGCTTGCAAAGAGCGAAGCAATTACTGGAAAAAGGGAACACGACGGTAGCCGAAGTAGCCTACCAGGTCGGCTTCAACAATCCAAAACTCTTCGCCAAAACATTTAAGGAAACCTATGGCCAGCTGCCCAGCTCGTACCTGAAAAATCGCCAGGCCGAATAAAGAATTATTGATAATCAATTGTTTGGTCGTTTGGGTTGACATTTTGATACCCTTTTATAGACGATCCTGTACCCTCATTTTTGCATAGTGACCGTAGTTTCGGGGCGAACCGATTTACCAACGGAGGATTCCACGCATCCTGAGAAACGATTACTATGGGAGGATATTTATTGACACGTTACAGAAAAGCTGCGGGCTTATTATTTACCTGTTTATTATTGGCGGGCGCCGCAAAAGCCGGGGAAAACGACAAGTTCGTCCGCACCCGAGACGGCGTCATTTTGTACCCGGACGCGCGAACGTCCGGCGGGGTGCAGGCAGTGCGCCTGCAAGTGATAAGGGGCAACATCATCCGGGTGACGGCCTCGCCCGAAAAGACATTTCCCGATCCGAAGAGCCTCATGATTACATTCCAGCCGCAAACTGTTAAGTGGACGCTGGAAGAGAAGGGCGGGTCGCTCGTGCTGAAGGCCCCGGGCATCACCGCAAATATTTTAAAGCAAACGGGGGCGGTGTCCTTTACCGACCCTTCCGGCAAGCCGCTCATCGCTGAAAGAAGCTGGAACGGCCGCGCCGTGGCGCCTGTCGTGTTTGAAGGGCAGCCGTCGTGGAGCATCCGGCAGACATTCGAATCCGGGCCCGACGATGGGTTTTTCGGCCTGGGGCAGCACCAGGAAAGCATATATAATTATAAAGGCCAGCAGGTTTTTCTCTGGCAGAACAATACCGAAGTGGCGGTGCCATTCCTGCTCGGCGCGCGGAATTACGGCGTGCTGTGGGATAATTATAGCTACACGCTGGCAGGTGATGCGCGCGAGCTGATGCCGCTTTCGCGCCTGCGGCTGTTCGATAAAAATGGCAAAGAAGGCTGGCTGACGGCCTCCTACAGCAACGATCGCAAGCAGCCGGAGAACGCGGCGTTCACGAAAGCGGAATCCTTAATCGATTATGCCTGGCTGGACGATACGAAGAAGCTTATTCCCGAGGGTTTTCCCTTGCAGGATGGCGCGATCACCTGGGAAGGCAACATCGTTTCCGGGTTTTCGGGCGACCATCTTTTCCGCGTGGTATACGGCGGGTATGTGAAGATTTGGCTCGACGGCAAGCTGCTGGCCGACAACTGGCGCCAGGCCTGGAACCCGGCTTCCGTTTCGTTGCAATTGCCGCTGGAAAAAGACCGGAAGCATCATCTCAAAATTCAATGGACGCCCGACGGCACCGCTTCCTACCTCACGGTGAAGTGGCTGCCGCCCGCGCCGGCTGCTGACCGCGACGCTTTCACTTTTGCTTCGCAGGCCGGCCGTCAGCTCGATTATTATTGCATCGCGGGGAAGAACGCCGATGAAGTGATCGCCGGTTACCGTACGCTGACGGGCAAGGCGCCCTTGATGCCCCGCTGGGCGATGGGCTTCTGGCAAAGCCGCGAGCGTTACAAAACGCAGGAAGAAGTGCTGCAAACTGCCGCGGAGTTCCGCCGGCGAGGCATTCCGCTCGATAATATCGTACAGGACTGGAGTTATTGGAAAGAAGACGACTGGGGCAGCCAGGATTTCGATCCCGCGCGCTTCCCGGACGCCGATGCCATGATCCGCGACCTGCACGGCAAATACAATACGCGCGTCATGATTTCCGTGTGGCCGAAAGTGTATGAAGGGATCGACGTGTACCGGCAATTCGATAGGAAGGGCTGGCTGTATGCCCGCAACATCGCCGACCGGCAGCGCGACTGGATCGGGCAGGGGTATGTGTCCACCTTTTACGACGCCTTCAATGCTGATGCGCGCCGCGGGTTTTGGGATCTTTTACATACAAAATTATATAAGCGCGGTATTGACGCCTGGTGGATGGACGCCAGCGAGCCCGACATCCTTTCGAACGTATCGCCTGAAAAGCGGTTGGCGCAGATGACGCCGCTTTCCGCGGGGATTGCTGCCGAATACCTCAACGCCTATCCGTTGGAGAATGCGCGGGGGATTTATGAAGGCCAGCGCGCGGTGGATTCCATGAAGCGCGTGTTTTTGCTGACGCGTTCGGGGTTTGCGGGGTCGCAGCGATATGCGGCGGCGATCTGGAGCGGAGATATTGGTTCGAGGTGGGAAGATATGAAAGCGCAGATCATGGCGGGCGTCAATTTTTCGCTGTCGGGCCTCCCGTACTGGACGATGGATATCGGGGGATTTGCGGTGGAAAGAAGATACGAGCTCGGGCTGCCGTCGGACACGGCGGAGTGGCGGGAATTGCAGGCGCGGTGGTTCCAGTTCGGGACGTTTGTGCCGCTGTTCCGCGCCCATGGGCAGTTCCCGTTCAGGGAGGTGTTTAACATCGCGCCGGAAGGGAGCCCTGCTTATGAAACGATGCTGTATTACAACAAGCTGCGTTACCGGTTGATGCCATATATCTATTCGCTGGCGGGGATGACTTACCACCGCGACTATACGATGATGCGCGGGCTGGTGATGGATTTCCCAAATGATAAGTTATCGCGCGAGATCGGGGACCAGTATATGTTCGGCCCCTCGCTGCTGATAAGCCCTGTGTACGCATTCGGTGCGCGGGAGAAGGAGTTGTATTTGCCTGCGGGGCAGGGATGGTATGATTTGTATGCGGGAAAATATGAAGAAGGAGGGAAGCGCATCCGGGTGGATGCGCCCTATGAGCGGATGCCCGTATATGTGAAAGAAGGGGCTATCCTCCCGGCGGGGCCGGCTTTGCAATACACCGCCGAAAAACCGGCGGATACCATCACGCTGTTCGTGTATACCGGCAAAGACGCGGCCTTCGATATTTACGAAGATGAAGATACTACCTACGGATACGAAAAGGGACGATTCAGCAACATTCCCCTGCGGTATAACGAAAGCAAGGGCGAGCTTACGATCGGCGCGCGCAGCGGCCGCTTCCCGGGCATGCGGGAACACCGCATTTTCCGCGTGATCTGGGTCGGGAAAAACCGGGCGCATGGATTTGATCCTGCCGCAGTGGCGGATGTGGAAACCCATTACAACGGACAGGAAATTCGCGTCAAACGTTACCATCAACCAAAATAAACATCTCGGCTTATGACATTTGTAACACCACTATGCAACACCACGTAAACGATCCGCATCACGGCTGATCATCATTCCACAATTCCACTTAAAATGAAAAACATGCAACAAAAAATACCCTCAAAGGTACGGCGGACCGTATTCCGGAAAGCCGTCGCATTACTCTGTTTGTGCCTGCTGGGCGGCATGGCGGCCATGGCGCAGGTGAAAGTAACCGGCCGCGTGACCGACGAAGGCGGCAAGCCCCTGGTAGCGGCTTCCATCCAGGAGTCGGGCACGGGCAACGGCGTGTATTCCGACGAACAGGGGAACTACACGATTACCGTAAAATCCAATGCCGCACTGAATGTTTCCTACGTGGGGTACCTTACCCAGGTTGTTCCCGTCGGCGATAGGAACAGCATCGCAATCATCCTGAAAGTAAACCAGGACCTCAGCGAAGTGGTCGTAATCGGATACGGCACGGCCCGCAAAAAGGACGTGACCGGCGCCATCAACACCATTTCCAGCAAAGACTTCGGTAACAACTCCGCCACCACGCCCAGCCAGCTCCTCGCGGGCAAAGCCACCGGCGTGCAGGTGGTGAATGCCAGCGGTACGCCCGGCAGCGGCGCCAATATCGTCATCCGTGGCGTCGGATCCTTCACCAGTGTAAGCCCGCTCTACGTCATCGACGGTATCCAGGGCGACGCCGGCCTTTTCAATGCCATTAACCCCCAGGACATCGAAAGCATCACCATCCTCAAAGACGCCGCTTCCACCGCGATTTACGGCGCCGCCGCAGCCAACGGCGTGGTGCTGATCACCACCAAAAGAGGGAAGTCCGGCGCGCCGCGCGTCACCTTTTCATCGCAATGGGGCTTCGCCAAAAGAGGCAAGAAGCTCGACGTGCTGAACGCCGCGCAATACCACGAACTGGCGCAGGATTACGCCACCGCGCAATCGGCCACCCTGCCCGCCAAATTCAACAGCCCGGATATCGATATCACGCGCACCGACTGGCAGGATGCCATCTTCCGCACCGGCGGGCTGTCCAACAACGCGGTAAGCGTAAACGGCGGGACGGATCATATTTTGTATAATTTTTCCGCGGGCTACATCAACCAGGAATCCGTGGTGCAGAATTACCGTTACCGCGCGGCCAACTTCCGCATCGGTCTGGAGGAAAGGCTGGGCATTTTCCGTTTCGGGCAATCCCTCAGCGCGCAGTTCCTCCGCAATACCGGCAATTCCGCCGACCTCACGGCCGCGCTCTATATGCCGCCGTACTTCCATGTTTACGACCCCTCCCGCCAGGGAGGCTTCACGGCCGCCACGAACGTCCTCGACCTGAGCAATGCGGGCAACCCGCTGGCGCCCATCATGACTAAAGAATCCGTCAACCGGAATTATCTGCTGTACCCGCAGTTCTTTGGTGAGATCAGGCCTTTCAAATCGCTGCGCGTGCGCTCGCAGATCGCGCTGTCGTATGGCGGCAACAATACCAGCGATTACCAGCTGCCTTTCATCGACGGCAACGACCTGGCGACTGGCCGTTCCGCCACCGAATCGCATTCCAGCTTCAATTGGTACCTGCTCGAAAATTACGCCACCTGGAACCAGGGCTTCGGGAAACATAACCTGGAAGTCACCGTCGGAAATTCCTACAAAGACCGCGGCCGCAGTTCCTTCCTCCGCGCGCAGGGCACAGGAATCGCCAACGACCTGGTGCGCAATATTTCCGTGGCGCTGTCCAACACCGTAACCGGCGCCAATGCCGGATACGGTAACAACAACGTGGGAATTTCGTACTTCGGGCGCCTGGTCTACAGTTACAACGATAAATATGTGCTCACGGCCAGTATCCGCCGCGACGGCTCTTCCGTATTCGGCCCCGCCAACAAATTCGGGAATTTCCCCGGCGTGGGCCTGGCCTGGAATGCATCCAACGAAGAATTCCTCAAATCCGCCGCATTCATTTCCGACCTGAAAGTGCGGGTGAGCTGGGGTAAGACGGGGAACAACAACATCGGCGCGTTCCAGACATCACCGCTCACCTATAGCGGGAGCCCTACCGGCAACCTGGTATATAGTTTCGGCCCTGGCGAAGGTTTCTTTTCCGGTACCACCATCAACGCTATTTCCAATCCCAACCTAAAGTGGGAGGAAACCGTGCAAACTAACGCGGGCTTCGACCTGAGCATGTTCAACAACAAACTCGGCGTAACGTTCGACTGGTATCGCCGCAAGAACAACGACCTGTTGGTGAACGTGCCGATTCCCAACTCTACAGGCGCGGGCCCCGCTACGGGAAGTCCCACGCTGGCGAGCAACGCGGCTTCCGCGCAGAATACGGGCGTGGAGATGGCACTCAATTACAAGAACGAAACCGCGGGAGGTTTCAGCTATAGCATCGGCGTCAACGGAGGTTACAACAAAAACATCGTGAACTCGTTGGGGAACGAATTCGCCGCCCCCATCCGCGACGGCGCCTTCAACCAAAACAGCGCGGCTACCTACACGGCGAAAGGCCATCCCATTGGTTCGTTCTATGGCCGGCTGGTGGATCATGTCGCCATCGACCAGGCGGACATCGACCGGTACAACGACAATGCACGTAAAGCCACCGGCAATCCCACCGCCGTGTACCAGGCGGACGCCAAACCCGGTGATTTCCTTTTCCGGGATATCAACGGCAACGGCTTTATCGATGATGGCGATATGACCATTCTCGGCAACCCTATTCCTAAGTTCGTGTACGGCGGAACAGTGAGTCTGGGTTATAAAAATTTTGATTTCAATACGGCGTTCGCCGGCGTGTCGGGCGTAACGCTGTATAAAGAGCAGAATTACGTGCTGATGGGCACTTCGGCCCTGCACAACGTGAGCACGGAGATGCTCCAGCGCTGGCGCAAGCCGGGCGATGTGGCGAAGTATCCCCGCGCCGGGCAGAACCAGACGGCCAACCTGCAACCTTCCGATTTTTATACTGAGAAAGGCGATTACATGCGTGTAAGGATGATCACCGTGGGATACACTTTCCCCCGCAGTTTCCTGAACAGCTTCAGCAAAGGCGTGGTAAGCAGCCTGCGGCTGTATGTGTCGGGAGAAAACCTGATCACGCTCACTAAGTACAGCGGTTATGATCCGGAGATCAGCGCGCCTTCGGGCTCCAACTTCATCTTCGCGCGCGGCATCGACCGCGGGCAGTTGGGCCAGCCGAAAACAGTGTTGTTCGGATTGCAGGTAGGACTATAATTCCATCACACGAAACCATTTTCAACATGAAAAAGATAATCTCCATTATACTGACCGCGCTCGTGCTCGCAGGGTTCGGGTGCAGCAAGTCGAGGCTGGACGTGGAAAACCCCGGCGCTTACGGCTACGACAACTATTTCACGGGCGCCGCGCAGCTGAACGAAGCCGTGATCGCCACATACGCGGTACTGCTCCACAACGGGATGTGGTCGCGCGAATACTATTTTATTTTCGATCTTATGGGGAATGATGCGGAAAGGGATGCGCCGTTGCAGGGAGACATTCGTCCCCTTTCGGACTTTACTTTCACGCCCGCCAATAGCATATTGACGAACATGTGGGCGTCGATGTACCGGCTGGTGTTGCGTGCCAATGTGGTGATCGATAGGGCTACGGCCTGGGCGCCCGCTGCCGCAGCCGACCAGCAGTTGCAGAAGCAATATATCGCCGAGGCGAAATTCCTCCGCGCCTACGCGAATTTCCACCTGGTAATGCTTTGGGGCAGGGCGCCGCTGCGCAACAGTTACGATGAGAACATCGGCAACCTGTACCCGAAACGCAGTACTACCGCTGAAATCTGGACCGCCGTGGAAAACGATCTCAACGCCGCCATCCCCGATCTTCCTTTCCCGAAAGACCAGGCCGCCGGCGACCTGGGGCGTGTCTCCAAAGGCGCGGCCACCGCGCTGCTCGGGAAAGTGTACCTGTATCAGAAAAAGTGGGCCGATGCGCGTACCACATTACAACCGCTCACCCAGGCGCCTTACACCTACGCGCTGAGCGGAAGTTACGACGCCCTCTTCACCGAATCCAGCCAGTCTAATCCCGAGATTATTTTCCAGGTGATGCATGCCCGGTGGACCGACTGGGGTATCGGTAACCAGTATTATGTTTTTGGCGGACAGGAAACCTGGGGCGGCAAAGCCACCCACAGCGACCGCGCGCAGGAATACGGCTTCAACGATTGGCGGAACGTGTTCGTGTCCGAATCACTCGTGAAAGCGTTCAAATACACTACCCAGGCCGGGTTGCCCTACACCGATCCGCGCGCCAAATCGGTGTTCTATGGTGATGCGGCCAGCGGTGGCAAAACGGATTACTGCAACCAGTGCCCGGAAGGTACGCAGGCATATCCCTTTGCGGAAAGCCAGGGAGGTTACCGCTGGAGGAAGTACCAATATTATGAAAATGTGAAAAGCTATGGTGGGCCCGCGAGTGGTGTGAATTCGCTGGTGATCCGTTATGCGGATGTGCTGCTGATGCTGGCGGAAATATACATCCAGGAAGACAATGCCGAAGCCGCGCGGCCTTT
Above is a genomic segment from Chitinophaga pollutisoli containing:
- a CDS encoding two-component regulator propeller domain-containing protein codes for the protein MLRLLMPALLLCCQLTVRAQPPWQFDLIDSRNGLSSNQVNSIVKGPDGFMWIGTIAGLNRYDGHTFRIFRHVAGDSSTLNDDFINQVVPGPHNTLWVQTPNGWNRYDPHTETFTARVRPHLAAMGVPDDNFTVMCADSEGRFWFAVPGKGLYGYNPADRRRLPPLPLYSANVAGIAPGPGGSVWVVYAEGVLDRIDPSARKCVHRTEAIRQLDPQPNPAYRLFTDTEGDVWIYAYGTSRGAACYKSATGELAILRKNGGKARLNNDIINGITQDGNGLIWIATDHGGVNVLDKKDFSVRYLVNNEQDARSISQNSINSIYRDDQGIIWLGTFKKGMNRYHAGIPRFPVYQHRPNQPGSLPYNDVNRFVEDKSGNLWIGTNGGGLLYFDRAANTYTRYLHDPSNRNSISSNVIVSLLIDREGKLWIGTYFGGLDCFDGQRFTNYRHSDADPNSLADDRVWEIYEDSRARLWIGTLSQGLIGFDRKAGVFKKYMPQGSKSNYIAAIHEDRAGDLWIGTSFGIDVMDHRTGLFRHFEHREQDAGSLSHNNVTAFCQDSRGILWIATHDGLNRWDPARGSFIRYGREHGLPDNTILTLLEDDDKHLWLSTPNGLCRATVLSSGDSIRLQTRNFDESDGLQGRQFNENAALKTRKGELVFGGANGFNIFETASLRNRPASPEIVFTDLQLFNQPVLAGKEYNGRIVLPQSISAARALTFRYNQNVFTVEFAALEFVNPHKIRYAYQLKGFSDEWLYTDSRNRKATFTNLNPGQYTLLVKAAGDDGQWSPAPLALSIRILPPWWLTKIAWVGYALLLIAALIAARHGVLRRARARFRIERERQEAQRLHELDMMKIRFFTNVSHEFRTPLSLIISPVEKMVRESKQPEEKRQFQLIHRNARRLLNMVNQLLDFRKLEEHELRLAKSPGDIIAFIREVSFSFSDMAENKGIGFAFHAGRDRLFTTFDHDKLERVLFNLLSNAFKFTQAGGRVSVTVALEGPPTAGQLHIHVADTGIGIAPEKQEKIFERFFQDAIPGSLVNQGSGIGLSITKEFVRLHGGSVSVESRENEGSTFTVILPVTVLREDAEPVTIAECTEAPQETPAPPPNRQKGKRKTILVVEDNEDFRFYIKDNLKPWYDVLEAADGKAGWQKALSGHPDLIVSDISMPEMNGIDLCRKIRDDRRTTSIPVILLTALTGEEQQLTGLETGASDYMTKPFNVEILLSRIRNLLNQQENIRKTYQKQVQVVASNPETAPVEDDFVRRALAYVERQLSDPELSVEGLSREMLLSRAALYKKLFTLTGQTPAEFIRHIRLQRAKQLLEKGNTTVAEVAYQVGFNNPKLFAKTFKETYGQLPSSYLKNRQAE
- a CDS encoding TIM-barrel domain-containing protein, which produces MAGAAKAGENDKFVRTRDGVILYPDARTSGGVQAVRLQVIRGNIIRVTASPEKTFPDPKSLMITFQPQTVKWTLEEKGGSLVLKAPGITANILKQTGAVSFTDPSGKPLIAERSWNGRAVAPVVFEGQPSWSIRQTFESGPDDGFFGLGQHQESIYNYKGQQVFLWQNNTEVAVPFLLGARNYGVLWDNYSYTLAGDARELMPLSRLRLFDKNGKEGWLTASYSNDRKQPENAAFTKAESLIDYAWLDDTKKLIPEGFPLQDGAITWEGNIVSGFSGDHLFRVVYGGYVKIWLDGKLLADNWRQAWNPASVSLQLPLEKDRKHHLKIQWTPDGTASYLTVKWLPPAPAADRDAFTFASQAGRQLDYYCIAGKNADEVIAGYRTLTGKAPLMPRWAMGFWQSRERYKTQEEVLQTAAEFRRRGIPLDNIVQDWSYWKEDDWGSQDFDPARFPDADAMIRDLHGKYNTRVMISVWPKVYEGIDVYRQFDRKGWLYARNIADRQRDWIGQGYVSTFYDAFNADARRGFWDLLHTKLYKRGIDAWWMDASEPDILSNVSPEKRLAQMTPLSAGIAAEYLNAYPLENARGIYEGQRAVDSMKRVFLLTRSGFAGSQRYAAAIWSGDIGSRWEDMKAQIMAGVNFSLSGLPYWTMDIGGFAVERRYELGLPSDTAEWRELQARWFQFGTFVPLFRAHGQFPFREVFNIAPEGSPAYETMLYYNKLRYRLMPYIYSLAGMTYHRDYTMMRGLVMDFPNDKLSREIGDQYMFGPSLLISPVYAFGAREKELYLPAGQGWYDLYAGKYEEGGKRIRVDAPYERMPVYVKEGAILPAGPALQYTAEKPADTITLFVYTGKDAAFDIYEDEDTTYGYEKGRFSNIPLRYNESKGELTIGARSGRFPGMREHRIFRVIWVGKNRAHGFDPAAVADVETHYNGQEIRVKRYHQPK
- a CDS encoding TonB-dependent receptor produces the protein MQQKIPSKVRRTVFRKAVALLCLCLLGGMAAMAQVKVTGRVTDEGGKPLVAASIQESGTGNGVYSDEQGNYTITVKSNAALNVSYVGYLTQVVPVGDRNSIAIILKVNQDLSEVVVIGYGTARKKDVTGAINTISSKDFGNNSATTPSQLLAGKATGVQVVNASGTPGSGANIVIRGVGSFTSVSPLYVIDGIQGDAGLFNAINPQDIESITILKDAASTAIYGAAAANGVVLITTKRGKSGAPRVTFSSQWGFAKRGKKLDVLNAAQYHELAQDYATAQSATLPAKFNSPDIDITRTDWQDAIFRTGGLSNNAVSVNGGTDHILYNFSAGYINQESVVQNYRYRAANFRIGLEERLGIFRFGQSLSAQFLRNTGNSADLTAALYMPPYFHVYDPSRQGGFTAATNVLDLSNAGNPLAPIMTKESVNRNYLLYPQFFGEIRPFKSLRVRSQIALSYGGNNTSDYQLPFIDGNDLATGRSATESHSSFNWYLLENYATWNQGFGKHNLEVTVGNSYKDRGRSSFLRAQGTGIANDLVRNISVALSNTVTGANAGYGNNNVGISYFGRLVYSYNDKYVLTASIRRDGSSVFGPANKFGNFPGVGLAWNASNEEFLKSAAFISDLKVRVSWGKTGNNNIGAFQTSPLTYSGSPTGNLVYSFGPGEGFFSGTTINAISNPNLKWEETVQTNAGFDLSMFNNKLGVTFDWYRRKNNDLLVNVPIPNSTGAGPATGSPTLASNAASAQNTGVEMALNYKNETAGGFSYSIGVNGGYNKNIVNSLGNEFAAPIRDGAFNQNSAATYTAKGHPIGSFYGRLVDHVAIDQADIDRYNDNARKATGNPTAVYQADAKPGDFLFRDINGNGFIDDGDMTILGNPIPKFVYGGTVSLGYKNFDFNTAFAGVSGVTLYKEQNYVLMGTSALHNVSTEMLQRWRKPGDVAKYPRAGQNQTANLQPSDFYTEKGDYMRVRMITVGYTFPRSFLNSFSKGVVSSLRLYVSGENLITLTKYSGYDPEISAPSGSNFIFARGIDRGQLGQPKTVLFGLQVGL
- a CDS encoding RagB/SusD family nutrient uptake outer membrane protein, which gives rise to MKKIISIILTALVLAGFGCSKSRLDVENPGAYGYDNYFTGAAQLNEAVIATYAVLLHNGMWSREYYFIFDLMGNDAERDAPLQGDIRPLSDFTFTPANSILTNMWASMYRLVLRANVVIDRATAWAPAAAADQQLQKQYIAEAKFLRAYANFHLVMLWGRAPLRNSYDENIGNLYPKRSTTAEIWTAVENDLNAAIPDLPFPKDQAAGDLGRVSKGAATALLGKVYLYQKKWADARTTLQPLTQAPYTYALSGSYDALFTESSQSNPEIIFQVMHARWTDWGIGNQYYVFGGQETWGGKATHSDRAQEYGFNDWRNVFVSESLVKAFKYTTQAGLPYTDPRAKSVFYGDAASGGKTDYCNQCPEGTQAYPFAESQGGYRWRKYQYYENVKSYGGPASGVNSLVIRYADVLLMLAEIYIQEDNAEAARPFINQVRGRVGAFQYTTLGNKANATAILMRERQLELSGEQSRYFDLLRWGVIKTVLNAELKAQYGAETFQDKHVLLPIPQQEKDTNPNVANDVANSWN